AGCGATTAATTCCCCGGCCTTTTGACGGGCTAGATAAAGGATTTTTGCATCCTTAATCAAATCGGCAATTTCTAGCGGAGGCAGTCCACTTTGTTCTGTTCCAAAAATATTCCCAGGTCCACGGATCTGTAGGTCGGCTTCCGCGATTTTAAAACCGTCCACAGTCTCCTCCATGATTTTGAGGCGTTGATAACCTTCGAGGCTCTTGGCAGAACCGACCAGAATGCAGAATGAATGGTGTTCCCCTCGGCCAATGCGCCCGCGCAATTGATGAAGCTGGGCCAGTCCGAAGCGTTCGGCATTCTCGATTAACATCATATTTGCATTCGCCACATCCACTCCCACCTCAATGACCGTTGTACTCACGAGGATATGTGTCTGCCCGGCGCGGAATCCGCGCATGACCTCTTCTTTTTCCTCGGACTTGAGTTTCCCGTGCAGCAAGGAAAGGTTAAATCCGCTGAATACAACTTTGAGATTCTCAAATTCCTTGGTCACAGCCTTGAGTGGTAATTTGTCCGACTCTTCTACCAAGGGATAAACAATGTAAGCCTGTCGCCCTTTGGCCAAATGCTTTTTCATGAAATCAAATATTTCGGGAAGTTTATTATCTTTGCGAACGGCTGTTTTGATCACTCCACGATTCTTGGGCATCTCGTCGATCACGGACACGTCTAAGTCACCGTAGAGGGTTAATGACAAGGTCCGAGGAATCGGGGTCGCAGTCATGACAAGGACGTCGACTCCTTTGCCTTTGGATGTCAGCCGCGACCTTTGTAGAACCCCAAATTTATGTTGTTCATCAATCACCACCAGCCCGAGCTTTGGAAACTCCACGGAATCCTGAATCAAGGCGTGGGTGCCTATAACCAAGTCAGGATATTTTTTAGTTTCTCCCCCCACAAAAAGGTCATGTCCAGAATCCGTAAGTTTGAGGCTGGATTTCTTATTCGCCGTGCGTAATGCGACCTGTATGCCGAGGGGCTCGAACCATCTCCGGAAATTGATCGCGTGTTGTTCAGCCAAAATCTCCGTAGGCGCCATGAGTGCGGCCTGATAACCCGATTCAATCACCTGCAAGATGGTGTGGGCAGCCACCACAGTTTTCCCGGACCCCACATCACCTTGTAAGAGTCGGTGCATCGGATGGGGCTTTTTCAAGTCGGTGGTAATCTCCCTGATCACCTTTTCTTGTGCTTCCGTCAGGGAGAATGGCAGATTCCCGAGGAGTCTGGATGTCATGGCTCCGTTAAGTTCGTGGGCGATCCCGTTAGCGAGCATTGTTTTGGCGCGTTTCTGGGAAATGACGACTTGCATCAGGTAAAGTTCATCAAACGCGAGCCTTTCCCTTGCTTTGGATGCTTCGGCTAGGGATGAGGGAAAATGAACCTTCTGGACAGCCTCGCGGAGTTCAAACATATCAAGCTCCTTGATAAACCCAGAAGGATAAATCTCCTCGATGTCCCGTGCAAATTGCGCAAGTGTGCGGTGCATGAGTGTACGAATCAAACGCACGGGTAAGCCCTCTGATGCTGGGTAAACCGGGGTGATACGCCCGATATGGATGGATTCATCCTCATCCTTTT
This genomic window from Verrucomicrobiota bacterium contains:
- the recG gene encoding ATP-dependent DNA helicase RecG, with amino-acid sequence MSTNPDNTHPLDDPVHFLKGVGEQRAKSFAKLNVTTIRQLLYHIPRRYEDRSQFLSLKSIKPGEFITFRGKVLGVRLIRLRGAYRSIFEVTIQEGRALQAIGTTVAARWFNVPYFQNFFKTGDDVILYGKIKIDSKNRLTVDHPDFEVLEKDEDESIHIGRITPVYPASEGLPVRLIRTLMHRTLAQFARDIEEIYPSGFIKELDMFELREAVQKVHFPSSLAEASKARERLAFDELYLMQVVISQKRAKTMLANGIAHELNGAMTSRLLGNLPFSLTEAQEKVIREITTDLKKPHPMHRLLQGDVGSGKTVVAAHTILQVIESGYQAALMAPTEILAEQHAINFRRWFEPLGIQVALRTANKKSSLKLTDSGHDLFVGGETKKYPDLVIGTHALIQDSVEFPKLGLVVIDEQHKFGVLQRSRLTSKGKGVDVLVMTATPIPRTLSLTLYGDLDVSVIDEMPKNRGVIKTAVRKDNKLPEIFDFMKKHLAKGRQAYIVYPLVEESDKLPLKAVTKEFENLKVVFSGFNLSLLHGKLKSEEKEEVMRGFRAGQTHILVSTTVIEVGVDVANANMMLIENAERFGLAQLHQLRGRIGRGEHHSFCILVGSAKSLEGYQRLKIMEETVDGFKIAEADLQIRGPGNIFGTEQSGLPPLEIADLIKDAKILYLARQKAGELIALDPDLKTQDNRPLRNRIKEVYGRSKSLLAVG